The Chitinophagaceae bacterium genome window below encodes:
- a CDS encoding right-handed parallel beta-helix repeat-containing protein — MKPIFYFFGSKLSHVILVLSFLSIVQAVQATSYYFSTSTGDDSRSAAQAQNQATPWKSISKLNSMFGSFVAGDEILFKRGEVFSGSINITKAGLIFSAYGTDVANPVISGFTDLVWTNIGGNKWESQALSVKPYLVLINDNYTLPSRMPKTGYYNYESSGGTNRITDNQLTGDWNGGEVFVRKNHTIWDKGVITQSGTSITFPNLYGDGFMNGYGYFIQNHVSACTQQNDWAYTSSTKKITLYSTAVPVNCKAAQVASLINDNGYKATVDGIDLTGANEYAVNAINITSGGFIIRNSNVTNSGNQGIYLWNSPNSLVENCTLLNTNSFAVQASTCANVVFRNNTLINTGIEGQGKYAEYVAMEVANSCTNALIEYNTITNTGHNGINIYFSNGVIVRNNYVNTFCKTKDDGGGIYSWLGSGNGTYSGIQILNNIVLNGIAAPQARTDVTYQAAFGIYLDDNVGNVLVSGNTVANCAMAGIYLHSTNNISLINNTSYNNGSSSIDPAGASQIFLASNSFQINNMTCTGNIFFAKETYQYPFQADYNTNTIASSFVNLNNNYYCHPIKESSYSARTYVSGTPTAIFHTLPGWKSYTGQDAASSYTAKTITSTSELRFEYNPTATSKMVSLGATYIDSKGATYAGSITLAPYSSAVLIYQSGTINQPPTANAGANQAITLPVNTVTLNGSGTDIDGSIASYQWTKIAGPATFTIASATLAQTAINNLIQGTYQFELRVTDNQGAIGRDTISVSVNPAPVVNVAPTANAGANQAITLPVNTVTLNGSGTDIDGSIASYQWTKIAGPATFTIASATLAQTAINNLIQGTYQFELRVTDNQGAIGRDTISVSVNPAPVVNVAPTANAGANQTITLPVNTVTLNGSGTDTDGTIASYQWTKIAGPATFTIASATLAQTAINNLIQGTYQFELRVTDNQGAIGTSTVTITVNPAPVVNVAPTANAGANQTITLPVNTVTLNGSGTDTDGTIASYQWTKIAGPTSFTIVSAASAQTVINNLVQGTYQFQLRVTDNQGASGTSIVTIIVNPAPVVNIAPTANAGSNQTIILPVNTVTLNGSGTDVDGTIASYQWTKIAGPTSFTIVSAASAQTVINNLVQGTYQFQLRVTDNQGASGTSIVTIIVNPAPVVNIAPTANAGSNQTIILPVNTVTLNGSGTDVDGTIASYQWTKIAGPAFFTIASATLAQTGINSLIQGTYQFELRVTDNQGAVGRDTISVSVNPAPVVNVAPTANAGANQTITLPVNTVTLNGSGTDTDGTIASYQWTKIAGPTSFTIVSAASAQTVINNLVQGTYQFQLRVTDNQGAFSTSTVTVTVLSPAPPPAPIAPVANAGSDKTITLPTNSVTLNGVGTDVDGTIASYQWTKISGPATFSIGTQNQANTAVNNLVEGVYLFTLRVTDNTGMTGLDTVKITVNSDITSLTTTTTASKLYPNPAATYINVLVDGKNISTKSFISIYNTNGIIVYQQRLEKTQTTTVKYIDVSRLTKGAYVLKLTYSQTKTETMKFMLQ, encoded by the coding sequence ATGAAACCCATTTTTTACTTCTTTGGGAGTAAACTGTCGCATGTAATATTAGTTTTAAGTTTTTTAAGTATTGTTCAGGCTGTACAGGCAACCAGTTATTACTTTTCAACTTCAACAGGCGATGATTCCCGTTCAGCAGCTCAGGCACAAAATCAGGCAACTCCTTGGAAATCTATCAGTAAGCTAAACTCTATGTTTGGTAGTTTTGTTGCTGGAGATGAAATTCTGTTTAAAAGGGGTGAAGTTTTTTCAGGATCTATCAACATTACAAAGGCAGGGTTGATTTTTTCAGCTTATGGAACGGATGTTGCCAATCCGGTAATTTCAGGATTTACAGATTTGGTTTGGACAAATATAGGTGGCAATAAATGGGAAAGCCAAGCTCTTTCTGTGAAACCATACTTAGTATTAATTAATGATAATTATACATTGCCTTCCCGGATGCCTAAAACCGGATATTATAATTATGAAAGCTCAGGCGGAACTAATAGAATTACTGATAATCAGCTTACCGGCGACTGGAATGGAGGCGAAGTTTTTGTACGCAAGAATCATACAATCTGGGATAAAGGGGTAATAACCCAATCAGGAACTTCAATTACTTTTCCCAATTTATACGGGGATGGATTTATGAATGGTTATGGATACTTTATTCAAAATCACGTTTCTGCATGTACCCAGCAAAATGATTGGGCATATACTTCGTCAACTAAGAAAATAACACTTTACTCTACTGCTGTTCCGGTAAATTGTAAGGCTGCACAGGTTGCTTCTCTTATAAATGATAATGGATATAAAGCAACAGTTGATGGTATTGATTTAACCGGAGCGAATGAATATGCTGTAAATGCAATCAACATAACATCAGGGGGCTTCATAATTAGAAATTCAAATGTTACCAATAGTGGTAATCAGGGTATATATCTTTGGAATTCTCCAAATTCTCTAGTAGAAAATTGTACACTTTTAAACACAAACAGTTTTGCGGTTCAGGCATCTACCTGTGCTAATGTTGTTTTCAGAAACAATACTCTGATAAATACGGGAATTGAAGGACAAGGAAAATATGCTGAATATGTAGCAATGGAAGTTGCAAATAGCTGCACCAACGCTCTTATTGAGTATAATACAATTACCAACACAGGTCATAACGGTATTAATATTTATTTTTCAAATGGGGTTATTGTCAGAAATAACTATGTGAATACTTTTTGTAAGACAAAAGATGACGGGGGAGGTATTTATTCCTGGCTGGGAAGTGGAAATGGAACCTATTCTGGCATACAAATTCTCAATAATATTGTGTTGAATGGGATAGCTGCCCCACAAGCTAGAACTGATGTTACCTATCAGGCTGCTTTTGGTATTTATCTGGATGATAATGTTGGGAATGTGTTGGTTTCAGGAAATACGGTGGCAAATTGTGCTATGGCAGGTATTTACCTTCATAGCACTAATAATATAAGTTTGATAAACAATACTTCATATAATAATGGCAGTTCAAGTATTGACCCGGCAGGGGCATCTCAGATTTTCTTGGCGTCAAACAGTTTCCAGATAAATAATATGACATGCACCGGGAATATCTTTTTTGCTAAAGAAACATATCAATATCCTTTCCAGGCTGATTACAATACCAATACAATTGCCAGTTCTTTTGTAAACTTGAATAATAATTACTATTGTCATCCAATAAAAGAAAGTTCTTATTCCGCCAGAACATATGTTTCAGGAACTCCAACTGCAATATTTCACACTTTACCTGGATGGAAATCATATACAGGGCAGGATGCTGCAAGCAGTTATACGGCAAAAACGATTACGTCAACTTCTGAATTAAGATTTGAGTACAACCCAACTGCAACATCAAAAATGGTCAGCCTGGGCGCAACTTATATTGATAGTAAGGGAGCAACCTATGCGGGATCGATTACACTTGCTCCTTATTCATCAGCTGTATTGATTTATCAATCAGGGACAATTAATCAGCCACCAACAGCCAATGCCGGTGCAAACCAGGCAATCACTTTACCTGTAAATACCGTAACACTGAACGGCAGCGGAACAGACATAGATGGCTCAATTGCCTCTTACCAATGGACCAAGATTGCCGGGCCAGCTACTTTTACTATTGCCTCAGCAACTTTAGCACAGACAGCAATCAACAACCTTATTCAGGGAACATACCAGTTCGAATTGAGAGTAACTGATAACCAGGGAGCCATTGGCAGAGACACCATCTCTGTATCAGTGAACCCTGCACCAGTGGTGAACGTAGCACCCACCGCCAATGCCGGTGCAAACCAGGCAATCACTTTACCTGTAAATACCGTAACACTGAACGGCAGCGGAACAGACATAGATGGCTCAATTGCCTCTTACCAATGGACCAAGATTGCCGGGCCAGCTACTTTTACTATTGCCTCAGCAACTTTAGCACAGACAGCAATCAACAACCTTATTCAGGGAACATACCAGTTCGAATTGAGAGTAACTGATAACCAGGGAGCCATTGGCAGAGACACCATCTCTGTATCAGTAAACCCCGCACCAGTAGTGAACGTAGCCCCAACAGCTAATGCCGGAGCGAACCAGACAATTACTTTACCAGTAAATACAGTTACGCTGAACGGCAGCGGAACGGATACAGACGGAACAATTGCCTCTTACCAATGGACCAAGATTGCCGGGCCAGCTACTTTTACTATTGCCTCAGCAACTTTAGCACAGACAGCAATCAACAACCTTATTCAGGGAACATACCAGTTCGAATTGAGAGTGACTGATAACCAGGGAGCAATTGGAACAAGCACAGTAACAATAACTGTAAACCCCGCACCAGTAGTGAACGTAGCCCCAACAGCTAATGCCGGAGCGAACCAGACAATTACTTTACCAGTAAATACAGTTACGCTGAACGGCAGCGGAACGGATACAGACGGAACAATTGCCTCTTACCAGTGGACCAAGATTGCAGGACCAACAAGTTTTACTATTGTATCAGCTGCATCTGCACAAACAGTCATTAACAATTTAGTACAGGGAACTTACCAGTTCCAACTGCGGGTTACTGATAACCAGGGAGCAAGCGGAACAAGCATTGTTACAATAATTGTAAACCCTGCACCAGTTGTGAACATCGCACCAACAGCCAACGCAGGATCGAATCAAACAATTATCTTACCAGTAAATACAGTTACACTGAACGGCAGCGGAACAGACGTTGACGGAACAATTGCCTCTTACCAGTGGACCAAGATTGCTGGACCAACAAGTTTTACTATTGTATCAGCTGCATCTGCACAAACAGTCATTAACAATTTAGTGCAGGGAACATACCAGTTCCAACTGCGGGTTACTGATAACCAGGGAGCAAGCGGAACAAGCATTGTTACAATAATTGTAAACCCTGCACCAGTTGTGAACATCGCACCAACAGCCAACGCAGGATCGAATCAAACAATTATCTTACCAGTAAATACAGTTACACTGAATGGCAGCGGAACAGACGTTGACGGAACAATTGCCTCTTACCAGTGGACCAAGATTGCAGGACCAGCATTTTTTACCATTGCTTCAGCAACCTTAGCACAAACAGGTATCAATAGTTTAATACAGGGAACTTACCAGTTCGAGTTGAGAGTAACTGATAACCAGGGAGCCGTTGGCAGAGATACCATCTCTGTATCAGTAAACCCTGCACCAGTAGTGAACGTAGCCCCAACAGCTAATGCCGGTGCAAACCAGACAATTACTTTACCAGTAAATACAGTTACGCTGAACGGCAGCGGAACGGATACAGACGGAACAATTGCCTCTTACCAGTGGACCAAGATTGCAGGACCAACAAGTTTTACTATTGTATCAGCTGCATCTGCACAAACAGTCATTAACAATTTAGTACAGGGAACTTACCAGTTCCAACTGAGGGTTACTGATAATCAGGGAGCTTTTAGTACAAGTACAGTAACAGTAACTGTTCTTTCACCAGCACCTCCACCTGCTCCAATTGCGCCAGTGGCTAACGCAGGTTCTGACAAGACGATTACTCTTCCCACTAACAGTGTAACACTAAATGGAGTCGGAACAGATGTTGATGGAACAATTGCTTCATACCAGTGGACAAAAATATCAGGACCTGCCACATTCAGCATTGGTACTCAAAATCAGGCTAACACTGCTGTTAATAACCTGGTTGAAGGTGTATATCTGTTTACATTGAGAGT
- a CDS encoding polysaccharide biosynthesis/export family protein, which translates to MKLKTVKILYLVPVVLFFLSASCVDTKNVAYFNTVTETTIASKIPVPESVIQKNDLLSITVSSLNPEATAIFNPANASANTIGSANGYLVSADGSIQFPILGNIKAEGFTKEQLKAEITKKLIESKLLTDPIVSIRFLNFRITVLGEVKNPSVVTVPNEKISLLEAIGMAGDLTIYAKRSNVLLIREEGGNKMLKRLNLNSDELLTSPYYYLKSNDIVYVEPDKTVVKASRSSINQSWISLGLGSLSLLIIILDRLIL; encoded by the coding sequence ATGAAATTGAAAACTGTAAAAATATTATATCTGGTTCCAGTTGTACTTTTTTTTCTGTCAGCAAGTTGTGTTGACACCAAAAATGTAGCATATTTTAATACCGTTACAGAAACTACAATTGCTTCAAAGATTCCTGTACCGGAATCTGTCATCCAAAAAAATGATTTACTGAGTATTACTGTAAGCAGTTTGAACCCTGAAGCAACAGCTATATTTAATCCAGCTAATGCATCAGCCAATACAATTGGAAGTGCTAATGGATATCTTGTTAGTGCTGATGGGTCTATTCAGTTCCCGATTCTTGGAAATATTAAAGCAGAAGGGTTCACAAAAGAGCAATTGAAAGCTGAGATTACAAAGAAACTGATTGAAAGCAAGCTACTGACTGACCCAATCGTAAGTATCCGTTTCTTAAATTTTAGAATTACTGTTCTGGGTGAAGTTAAAAATCCCTCGGTTGTAACTGTTCCAAACGAAAAAATATCCTTACTTGAAGCAATAGGAATGGCTGGAGATTTAACGATCTACGCAAAAAGATCAAATGTTCTTTTAATTCGGGAAGAAGGAGGAAATAAAATGCTGAAGAGATTGAACCTGAATTCAGATGAGCTCTTAACCTCTCCTTATTACTATTTAAAGTCAAACGACATTGTATATGTTGAACCGGATAAAACTGTTGTAAAAGCATCCAGATCATCTATTAACCAATCATGGATATCATTAGGTTTAGGCAGCTTGTCTTTACTTATTATAATTCTTGACAGGTTAATATTATAA
- a CDS encoding polysaccharide biosynthesis tyrosine autokinase: MRIIKEQKSEKKEQNLLGQLWFKYFPYWPLFFVFICLSVAAGWGYLQFATPLYESSASLLIKDEKKGEDDSKVIESLNQLSTKKIIENESEVIKSRGLMYEVVKKLFLYAPVYEEQKLKSVSAYSSSPIKIEAKYPDSLIGAHEKISLKYDQLKQQVTVDNKVYPINQWVKTPFAELKFIPTGAQNTGEFPLFFNLYEPKLIASILLQKLQVSSANKLSSVIFLKIRDGNSRCSEDILNELMIAYNKAALNDRNVLASNTLQFLEERLKKVGGQLDTIENKLQQYKTSSGAVEIGSQGSMYLQNVGAVDQKLAEVNTQLAVLNQVENYVKAKNNTGGIVPSTVGISDPLLSELITKLFNSELEYERLKKTTGENNPTLVSITDQIEKIKPSIIENIRNQRSGLEANRNNLFGLTNRYSSMLSSIPQKERNLVEISRNHSIINNVYNFLLQKREETALSLSSAVVNSRIIDKAQSSFGPVSPNNKLIYLIAIAVSMLIAVVIIAANELINPTILFRHEIEEFTSVPVIGEISFNESKESLVIGAGKRSFIAEQFRNLRTSLPYLGINANKKKLLITSSISGEGKSFVSANLGVSLAMAGKKVLMLEFDLSNPSLSEKLNVPESDIKGLSEYLKGQAEIEETIKKTNIHENLYIISAGKLPDNPSELIMDKRVQELLESVTDSFDHIIIDTAPVGLLSDAYVLSAYCDAALYIVRHRYTPKTAVQRIDENNKINVLKNLAIVFNGVKSRGFRKNGYGYGYGYGYISNETKRDKKRGAKTSAA; this comes from the coding sequence ATGCGGATAATTAAAGAACAGAAATCAGAAAAAAAAGAGCAGAACCTGCTGGGGCAGCTTTGGTTTAAGTATTTCCCCTATTGGCCATTGTTTTTTGTTTTTATTTGTTTGTCAGTTGCCGCGGGCTGGGGATATCTTCAATTTGCCACTCCTCTATACGAATCGAGTGCATCACTTTTAATTAAAGATGAAAAGAAAGGAGAAGACGATTCAAAAGTAATTGAGTCGCTTAATCAGCTTTCTACGAAAAAGATTATTGAAAATGAATCGGAAGTGATTAAATCAAGGGGCCTGATGTATGAGGTAGTAAAAAAACTGTTCTTATATGCACCTGTTTATGAAGAACAAAAACTAAAATCAGTTTCTGCTTATTCCAGTTCACCAATTAAGATTGAAGCAAAATACCCTGATTCTCTTATTGGTGCTCACGAAAAAATTTCACTTAAATATGATCAGCTAAAACAACAGGTAACTGTTGATAACAAGGTTTATCCAATAAATCAATGGGTTAAAACCCCATTTGCTGAATTGAAGTTTATACCAACAGGTGCACAAAACACCGGTGAATTTCCGCTGTTTTTTAATTTATACGAACCAAAGTTAATTGCCTCCATCCTGTTACAAAAATTACAGGTAAGTTCAGCAAACAAGCTTTCATCTGTAATATTTCTGAAAATTAGAGATGGCAATTCAAGATGCTCAGAAGATATCCTCAATGAATTGATGATTGCGTATAATAAAGCTGCCCTAAATGACAGAAATGTTCTTGCAAGTAACACCTTACAATTTCTTGAAGAGCGCCTTAAAAAGGTAGGTGGACAATTAGATACTATTGAAAATAAGTTACAACAGTATAAAACCAGCAGTGGGGCTGTTGAAATCGGTTCACAGGGGTCAATGTATTTACAAAATGTTGGAGCTGTTGACCAAAAGCTTGCTGAAGTAAATACTCAGTTAGCCGTATTAAACCAGGTTGAGAACTATGTGAAAGCAAAAAATAATACAGGTGGCATTGTACCTTCTACTGTTGGAATTTCTGATCCCTTGCTGAGTGAATTAATTACTAAATTATTTAACTCTGAATTGGAGTACGAAAGGCTTAAAAAAACAACTGGTGAAAATAACCCCACGCTTGTTTCAATAACTGACCAGATTGAAAAAATAAAACCAAGCATTATTGAAAATATCCGAAACCAGAGAAGTGGTTTGGAAGCAAACAGAAACAATCTCTTTGGTCTTACAAACAGGTATTCATCAATGCTCAGTTCAATACCTCAAAAAGAAAGGAACCTGGTTGAAATCAGCCGTAATCACAGTATAATAAATAACGTTTATAACTTCCTGCTTCAAAAGAGGGAAGAAACTGCATTATCATTGTCATCAGCCGTAGTTAACAGCAGGATTATTGATAAAGCACAATCTTCGTTTGGGCCAGTAAGTCCAAATAACAAGCTGATTTATTTAATTGCTATTGCTGTCTCAATGCTTATTGCAGTCGTTATTATTGCAGCAAACGAACTAATTAATCCTACCATTTTATTCCGTCATGAAATTGAAGAATTCACTTCAGTTCCTGTTATTGGCGAGATTTCCTTTAATGAGTCTAAAGAATCATTGGTAATCGGTGCAGGTAAACGAAGTTTCATTGCTGAACAATTTCGGAACTTAAGAACTTCCCTTCCATATTTAGGCATTAATGCAAATAAGAAGAAGTTATTAATCACCTCTTCTATTTCCGGAGAAGGTAAAAGTTTTGTTTCCGCAAATCTGGGTGTTAGCCTTGCAATGGCAGGTAAAAAAGTTTTGATGCTTGAATTTGATCTGAGTAATCCATCTCTCAGCGAAAAATTAAATGTACCTGAAAGTGACATTAAAGGCTTATCAGAATATCTTAAAGGTCAGGCAGAAATTGAAGAAACTATAAAGAAGACGAACATTCATGAAAATCTATATATTATTTCAGCTGGAAAATTGCCCGATAATCCTTCTGAATTAATTATGGACAAGCGTGTTCAGGAATTACTTGAAAGTGTAACTGACAGTTTCGACCATATTATTATTGACACTGCGCCAGTTGGTCTTTTATCAGATGCCTATGTTCTTTCGGCCTATTGTGATGCAGCTCTTTATATAGTCAGGCATAGATATACACCAAAAACAGCTGTGCAAAGGATTGATGAAAACAATAAAATAAATGTACTTAAGAATTTAGCGATTGTTTTTAATGGTGTTAAATCAAGAGGATTCAGAAAGAACGGCTATGGGTACGGATATGGATATGGATATATCAGTAATGAAACAAAAAGAGATAAGAAAAGAGGAGCAAAAACAAGTGCAGCATAG
- a CDS encoding UpxY family transcription antiterminator has protein sequence MNNTKNWYAVYTRPRAEKKVADALTKKKIENFSPINKVIRQWSDRKKIVYEPLFTSYVFIKVSELELSSIRQTDGVINLVYWLNKPAVIRESEIEAVKRFLTENENVKLERTPIGINDNVRILGGPLMEYEGQVLSTKNKTIKVYLPSMGYLMYAEIENSNVEVITKTIPSIYTPLKMVK, from the coding sequence ATGAACAACACAAAAAATTGGTACGCAGTTTACACCCGCCCAAGAGCAGAAAAAAAGGTGGCAGATGCGCTTACAAAGAAGAAAATTGAAAACTTCTCACCCATTAACAAAGTTATACGGCAATGGAGCGACCGTAAGAAAATTGTTTATGAGCCATTATTTACATCTTATGTTTTTATAAAAGTTTCAGAACTTGAACTTTCAAGTATAAGACAAACTGACGGCGTTATTAACCTTGTATACTGGTTAAATAAACCTGCCGTTATCCGGGAATCTGAAATTGAAGCAGTGAAGCGTTTCCTGACCGAAAATGAAAACGTAAAACTTGAAAGAACTCCTATCGGCATAAATGATAATGTACGGATTTTAGGCGGCCCTTTAATGGAGTATGAAGGACAAGTTCTTTCAACAAAAAACAAGACAATTAAGGTTTACCTGCCTTCAATGGGCTATTTAATGTATGCAGAAATTGAAAATTCAAATGTTGAAGTAATAACAAAAACAATTCCTTCCATTTATACACCACTAAAAATGGTAAAATGA
- a CDS encoding WxcM-like domain-containing protein, whose amino-acid sequence MPLDEVKIIQLPKFLDERGNLSFFENDNHVPFSISRAYWIYDVPGGEVRGGHAYKTLQEFIVALSGSFDVILNDGKEEKRFSLNRSYMGLYVPKMIWRQMENFSTNSLVLIVADQEYKESEYIRDFNEFQNL is encoded by the coding sequence ATGCCACTCGATGAAGTTAAAATAATACAGCTGCCAAAATTTTTAGACGAACGTGGAAATTTGTCTTTTTTTGAAAATGACAACCATGTGCCTTTTTCCATTTCCAGAGCCTATTGGATTTATGATGTTCCGGGTGGTGAAGTAAGGGGTGGACATGCTTACAAAACTCTTCAGGAATTTATAGTTGCTTTATCCGGCAGTTTTGATGTCATCCTAAATGATGGGAAAGAAGAAAAGAGATTTTCATTAAACCGATCATATATGGGTTTGTATGTCCCAAAAATGATCTGGAGGCAAATGGAAAATTTTTCTACCAACTCTTTGGTTCTGATTGTAGCTGACCAGGAATATAAAGAGTCAGAATACATCCGGGATTTTAACGAATTTCAAAACTTGTAA
- a CDS encoding WxcM-like domain-containing protein, whose protein sequence is MITLHANVNDCRLIDLPKIQNRAGNITPVQGMEDVPFEIKRIYYLYDTPGGESRGGHAHKNLHQLIVAASGSFEVTLNDGKESKKFYLNHPYYGLLIVPGIWRELQNFSSGSICLVLASDKYYEDDYLRHYKDYLNFIRNGKLN, encoded by the coding sequence ATGATTACTTTACACGCAAACGTTAACGACTGCAGACTTATTGATTTGCCGAAAATACAAAACAGAGCCGGTAACATTACACCTGTTCAGGGAATGGAAGATGTTCCTTTCGAAATAAAACGCATTTACTATCTGTATGACACTCCGGGAGGCGAATCAAGAGGTGGCCATGCTCATAAAAATCTTCATCAGCTGATTGTTGCAGCAAGTGGCAGCTTTGAAGTAACATTGAATGACGGAAAAGAATCAAAAAAATTCTACCTCAATCATCCATACTACGGTTTATTAATTGTTCCCGGAATCTGGAGAGAATTACAAAATTTTTCTTCCGGTTCTATTTGCCTGGTTTTAGCTTCTGACAAGTATTATGAAGATGACTATCTCAGGCATTATAAAGATTATTTAAATTTCATCAGAAATGGAAAACTAAACTGA
- a CDS encoding HAD family hydrolase: MEHFKELGFSLYIITARQNKAATLKQLLTIGLTDYFTDCFIASSPKTKAEEIRLQGITLTENDFIVGDTPEDVQTAKSLNIKSISVLSGFYNMAALLDSNPDYIAGDISKIQDYIKSMNTHKN, encoded by the coding sequence TTGGAGCATTTTAAGGAATTAGGCTTTTCCCTGTATATTATTACAGCCAGGCAAAATAAGGCCGCAACATTGAAACAACTATTAACCATAGGACTAACGGATTATTTCACTGATTGTTTTATTGCTTCATCACCAAAAACAAAAGCAGAAGAAATCCGGTTGCAGGGGATTACGCTCACTGAAAATGACTTTATAGTTGGGGATACACCAGAGGATGTTCAAACAGCAAAAAGCCTCAACATAAAAAGCATATCTGTTCTTTCAGGGTTTTATAACATGGCTGCTTTACTTGATTCAAATCCTGATTATATTGCCGGAGATATCAGCAAGATTCAGGATTATATAAAATCTATGAATACACATAAAAACTAA
- a CDS encoding GNAT family N-acetyltransferase: protein MEITVEQYNQSLESTWDKFIEDNNRNATFLHSRKFFNHNPQNQKDDTSLLFYKNGKLKAVLPACLMEINGLLTFISHPRSTYGGFIVDESIGVEEAIAIVEETINFAKSKNAEEIIIRNPFRIFYQLPSDETDYAMWFHGFSIKSRELECAIKLCADPESRYEDGTKRSVKKALKSAVSVRETDDYELFWQHLSANLSEKHGAKPTHTIEQFYQLKNQVSEDKIKLIGAFIDEKLVGGIVLFISKPNVLHAQYIASDLNYQNSRPLNAVIDYILKWGWEQGFSYLNLGSANEEAGRKINFGLFRFKEGFGGRGVLRETMHMKLNSPKINSSTETQ, encoded by the coding sequence ATGGAAATTACTGTTGAACAATACAACCAATCACTCGAATCAACCTGGGATAAATTTATTGAGGATAACAACAGGAATGCAACCTTTCTGCATTCAAGAAAATTCTTTAATCACAACCCTCAAAACCAGAAAGATGATACCTCTCTCCTGTTTTATAAAAACGGAAAGCTGAAAGCCGTTTTACCTGCCTGTTTAATGGAAATCAATGGGTTACTAACTTTCATCTCTCACCCAAGAAGTACATATGGAGGCTTTATTGTTGATGAATCGATTGGTGTGGAAGAGGCAATAGCAATTGTTGAAGAAACGATCAACTTTGCTAAAAGTAAGAATGCAGAAGAAATTATCATCCGGAATCCCTTCAGGATTTTTTATCAACTTCCTTCTGATGAAACAGATTATGCCATGTGGTTTCATGGTTTTTCCATTAAAAGCCGAGAACTCGAATGTGCAATCAAATTGTGTGCTGATCCGGAATCCAGATATGAAGACGGGACAAAGCGAAGTGTAAAAAAAGCATTAAAATCGGCTGTTTCCGTTAGAGAAACCGATGACTATGAGTTGTTTTGGCAGCATTTAAGTGCTAATCTATCAGAAAAGCATGGAGCCAAACCAACTCATACTATAGAACAGTTCTATCAACTGAAAAATCAGGTATCTGAAGACAAAATAAAGCTCATTGGCGCCTTTATTGACGAAAAACTAGTGGGTGGAATTGTGCTTTTTATCAGTAAACCAAATGTTTTGCACGCACAATATATTGCTTCAGATCTTAACTATCAGAATTCAAGACCTTTGAATGCAGTTATTGATTACATTCTTAAATGGGGATGGGAACAGGGATTTAGTTATCTGAACCTTGGTTCCGCAAATGAGGAAGCAGGAAGAAAAATAAATTTCGGCCTTTTTCGATTTAAAGAGGGATTTGGAGGCAGAGGGGTTCTCCGGGAAACTATGCATATGAAATTAAACAGCCCGAAGATTAATAGTAGTACTGAAACTCAATAA